The sequence CATTCAGTGCGGTTTGAACTTGATTGCTTAAAGGTGATAGGCTCGAACTGTGGAAGGCCGATATGcaatgaaaaattataaattgaTATCACTAAGTGAACAAAACATTGTAGATTGCTCACAAGACTTTGGGAATCAAGGATTTAATAGAGAAATGATGACTAATATGTATGAACTATATTCCTACGAaagaattgtatttttattaatcgTAATACATTTCCAATGATCTCCTACGGAGAGATTAGTCTCAACGAGATAGTCCTAGCAAAAATCGCTCCAATCTCTATTGGAAACGTAAATTCAGATTTGATTTGATACGAatcagccattattattattgaaaggatGTTCACAGAACCAAAGAATGTAAATTAATTAAGGTATCGTTTGTGCCACACGTTTCGAGATTCTATTCACCAAACTTCTCCATCGGTATCTGTATTCGCGTCTGCTTGTTGTTCTTCTAGGTCTTTTGCACATTtgagtttttttctaattttattaagATCCTTGTTTAGAACAACAGGGAGAGTGACTCTAGGTCTTTTTTGACTCTAGACTCACTGTTGGCCATGGACAGTATTCCACGGGAGGCGTGCTTCAGAGTCCTCTTGAATTCGTCTTCGATGGTACTTACTGTTGTAACAGACACAGACATTGaataattatttcctattttctcGGCACAATCTTTCAAAGTGATCTGAGGAActgattaattcatttatatttatttgatttttttgaatgtcttttacctcctcttggatgtctttctttgtctttattttcaaacCAATGATAAGCTGTTTTCAAATTCACTTCAAGAAAAGAACATTGAGACTGTCAATCGTCAAAATTTTCTTTACATTATGTTCATATGATAGTGCTAATAATAATCTGCACAATCATCCAGCGAGTGCTAGTCTATACTACTAGGAACTGTTGGGGAATATACAGcgaaataaaaaatgtttaaaaaactcttttgttctcttttttatttgtttggacAAAACTGGATTTAATTACGGTCCGAAAtgtaagtgtttttattttttttaaaggctaAAGTTATGTTTGTCTTctaaaaattctatttttgttaaaataaatcaatcattcaataggaaaaaatcgagaaaatgagtgttccgttttttatttgtatcgctGTATCCTTAGTTCTTAGAAaacttatttttgtcttttaatcgTGGAGTCTTGGATTAGAAAGACTGATAAAAGACTTTTAGCAGTTCATGAAATCGGAAAACCCAGCAGTTCATGATAAACTCGGAAGAACTATTTACAAGAACCAGGAACGCACAGACACTATAGCCGAccactttgaaaaatatttcaattttgaaaacgAAGAAACCCTTTACCCTTTCGATGGAGGGCCAGAAGGCTATCTAAAGAAATTACTTTAACGGAAGTTAAAAAATCTGTGACCAGACTAAACAACTCAAAAGCTCCAGGTCCAGATAATGTTAATGCAGAGCTCATGAAATATGCTCCTGAAGAGCTCCAAAAACTGATTACTTACAAAACTTTTAAAGAACACTCCAGAATTAACATCGGAATCGGAAAATAAATTCCCTTACATAAAGCcgggaaggaaaaaggaaagctAAACAGCTTAAGACCAATCATACTACTCAACTCATTTCGTAAAATTTTATCACTAATTGCTTTGGAGAAAATTAAAGGCCCATTACGTGAATTTATCGGACCCAGCCAAAGTGGGTTTGTCCCTGGAAGATCAACTTCCGATGCTGTTTGGAGCCACAAATGGATGTGTGCTTCGTGCCAAAAATATAAAGAGGAGTATCACATAATGGGAATCGACTTATCTAAAGCATTCGACTCAATCAGTAGAATTAAGATGATACAAATATTAACGCCATTACTCAAAAAAGATTGCATCAGAATAATTTGTTATCTACTCTCCTCCACTCAACTATTTATCCAGCTCGAAAATCAGAAATTCAGAGTATTTGTAACAAACAAGGGCACCGGTCTTATTCATCGTATATCTGGAGGCGACCCTACGAAATGCCAGGAATAATATCCCCAGACATATTAAAGAAGTCATCTTTGCAGATGACATAGATTTCACGGCAACAGACCACCAATTAGAAGGTACTATAGACAAATTGGCCAACACTTTTGAAAAATCATTCCTAAAAATCAACACTGAGAAAACAGAATACACTATAGTGAGGCGATGTGACGAACGACACGAGGAAAAATGGAGGCATACAAAGAAACTTGGCACTCTCTTAGGAGATACACAAGACATGATACGAAGAAAATCACTAGCAACTTTCGCGCTTAAAAGATTAAACAACATATGGTTGAGAGGCAAACAAATTTCTGCGTCTCTAAAAATCAAACTATACAATATGTTCGTAAAACCAGTCTTATTGTACAACTCCTCCTCTTTCACAGTGCACGAAATGGAAAATCTGAATTCTTTCCACAGAATGCAGCTGAAACACATCCTAAGAATCTTTTAGCCAAAACGCATATCAAACAAACTTCTCTACTCCAAGTACAATGTACACTCGTTGGACGAAGAAATAAGAAGTAATAGATGGAGCTTATTCGGTCACATCCTAAGAATGGACAAGAAAACTCCCGCAAATCTCGCAATGGAACACCACTACGTCTCCCATCCGGGAACAATCTTCCGAGGAAGACCACGAATCACTCTAGCAACCTTCCTGCATCAAGATCTAACTTTGATTGGAAAAGGGTTGAAATCGGCAAAATTTTGATCCAGccaaatttgaatatttaataaatatcattTCATTGATTTACATCCAATAAAAATCTCGACAAAGCGGAattttttgaatgtttttttttcaaatttttatggtCAGCCGAATGTTAACGAAACGTTCCCAAAATTCACATTGAAAAATCTCAAAAACGCATGACAACGACCCTGCTGCTTATGGATGATATCACGACTATACAACAATGTTACCAATTCTAGTTTGGGTTGTTGTCAAAAGCATCCATACAAATTTAGAATATAGAAATCGTTATTTAAACAAACTTAGTTTAAAATTTCAGTCTATCACCTTTATGCGTTAGTTGAAAACAAACTAGAGGGATGACAGTTAGAGGAAAAAGGCACTATTCTTACACATTTGATTACTAGCTACAAAAATGTCTGGTTTGTTTTTTTGCGCTTCATTAAATTTTCCACTTTGATTTCCATTCTCTGTGTCTCAACAATTGATTGAACTGAGTGTGTATTGAGACCTTTGATCTTTTTGAAGCCACAAATTgtgcataaatacaaatgtatccATCTTTGACTTTGTTATTGTCTTTATATAATTACTAGGGGTGACCAAGTTAATAAAGTTAAATTTTaagtttttactattttaaacattatatctctatattttaaaaaataataaagttaaaaaatcaaaaaaataaattgtaaggtaattgtttgtaactttttttttcattatttcaacaaattattagaaatatttaggATTTATTTAGCTGGACGATTATTTCTCCGAACATGGAGACAAATATCGTGGAAGACCTAGATCCACTCTTCCGGCAGTTCTGGAAAGGGATCTCAGACTTCATGGtaaaagtttcaaaaactgggACGACCTAGAATCTTTGCGGGATCTCGCCCGCAACAGAGGGGCATGGACGAGGATGGTCCAGAAGATTGTTTCGCTTGTGACACGTGTGGGATTAtaactttgtttatgttcctacggaatgtgttataataataaatatttagcagcatgTAGTTTAAACTTTTTGTATGTCACGCACGTCTAAATCTCTTCTAACGAATTTCCTAaagaatttcaattaaataaaaaCCATGAGTTATTTTGTAAACTATGTTTAACGACACTGAAGTGCTCAAAAAGGCATTTTGTTAACCTCTACAGGTTGTCCAAGAAACATAAAATTTCCGTTGGTAAGAATTTTTCGATGGTATaatacagtggttctcaaccttttttgtcCGCGGACCCCTTGTGAGTAAATGAAAAATTTCGCGGACCCCTtacatatttattaagttttttgtcaaaaaaattttacttatctaaaaaacaaaatttttattaaatcaatAGAGAAAATTAGTGAGAAGGTTGATATTGTTTTTTCGAGGCAATTTTTTCAATAAGAGGCTCGGTTGTCGACAAGCAAACCCTGATGTCATCTTCAATATTCAGTCTTGCGCgatgattattttttatattgagaagTGCTGAGAAGCCATGTTCGCATAAATATGTTGTCGGGAATATAAGCAAcaaatttaatgcattttcgcttaCGGAAGGATAATGCTTACACATTTCGCACCAAAATCTTGATAAAGCAAGTTTTTCATACAAATCTTTTGCGTTTGAATTATTGATCATGTCAATAAAAGCCTCTTCGATATTTTAATCGACCAAACGTGGATCAACACTGAATGGTGTACGAATTAATTTCAAATCAATTTCGTTCAATTCTGGAaagtatttttttacttcttgttgaagatatgttaaatgtgcataaataagttcggttatttttttgatttcaaatgcatctatatttacagattgttcttcaaaagattcaaacatagtaaaattatttagttttactttttctttccacAGTGTTAACTTCATCAAAAAAGCACTAATAATTAATATGAACAGTTAACAAACTTAATTTTATCCACAAAATCAattattgtttcatgtcttccctGAAGCGATTTGTTGAGTGAATTTATACGAAAGAAGACATCTCTCAAGTAAGCAAGTTTAGATAGCCATGAACTATCTATCCATAATTTCGAAATAAATTCCGATGATTTGGAATTGTTTTCGcgaataaaatattcagataattcaTTCCTCAAAGGAAAAACTCTGGCAAGAATGTTTCCCCGAGATAGCCATCTCACTCAGTGTGGAATAAGAAAGCCTTTCCATCATTTTCAAATTCTTCGCAAATAAGTCTGAAAATGCGCGAATTTAAAGCactcttttaatataatttatgatatgTACGACATCATCGAGAACATATCTTAAATCTGAAGGTAATGTTTTTGCAGCAAGTAACGAGCAAATATTATTAATTGAGCACAGTTCGCTACATCGGTGGATTCATCAACTTGTATAGCGAAATTTTGATGGCATGAAGTTTTTATTTGTTCTACCacctgaaataaataatataatatcaataaccTGACACTTAATATTTTCTGACATTTCAGAAATTCGTCGATGAACAGTATCATTCGATAATGGTATTTCCGAAATCATATTTTCAGCATGAGTGCCAATAAGAGTACGTACTATGTATTTACAACAAGGAAGAATCAGTTTTTCGGCAATATTATGAGGTTTCTTTTCTTTCGCTATACGTAATGAGATCATGTAAGATGCTAATAGCATGGAATTATCAGAAGGCAAAGTTTGTATGAAACGAGTCAATACTTGATTTTTCATCATTTTACGCAAAGAATAAAATAATCCTTATTTTTGTGGATTAGATGGGGATGACATGTGCGCAAGTGTTCACAAGAGTTGGTGGTCATGCTATTGTGTGACAGAATTTTCATGCACACAAAACATTTTTGGCTTTCAAATCATCTTTATCAATacacataaacccatattttatataatcaggATTATATTTGCGTATCTACTAGATTACAATTTCTTGTGGTGTCGTGTATGTCTGTTTTCACCAGTCTGCAAGCAAATCCTGAGGGCTCTCTTACAAAAGATATTAGAGATAACCAACAACTATTGGTAAGAAGCAAGTCTTCGGGGCTACATGATCCCCATGAAATTTGTGGAAACTCTCCTACCGAACATGTCTCACCCCATCTAATCCCTCTTAAATCGGTGATCGGTGAGGAACACTCTAACGACAAAGTCAAATGGATTTCTGGTGTTGTGGAGTCAGCGAAGAGACGATTTGGCAGAATTCCTCGTGGAGGATGGAGACTTATTGCCGAATGTTTCAACGTCCGCTTTCTCACTCAAAAGAGTGTCTCTGATGTGAAAAACTTACTGAATGTAAAGCCCTGCTCTAATGGCTGTGGCAGTCGAAATAATGTGGATACCTCAGATTACTTATTGCCAAAGACAGAAATCTCCATTTATGGTAAATGCAAGGAAGAGTTTAATCTCCAAATTCAGGAACTTAAGTCAATCCCACGAAATGCGAGAATGCCCACAAAGAAGATTCCGTATAAATTGCTAAAGACTGATGTTCTTGTCGCAATTAATGCAGTGATTTCGAACTATATATTATCTTCTCCGCCTGCAAGCATAAATGAAATCACGGATATAATTTATGCCGGGCAATGCTCATATGAAAACATTACGAGGCAATCCCTAACAAAAAGCACATGGCTTGAGGATACGGAAAGAAAGATTTCCAAACTTAGAGAAAATCTAACTTTCGTTAATAAGTTTAATGGCCAGCAATCTAAAGACGAAAAAGAGAAGACACTGAACATTTTATGCTCGTTTGGATACAAAAAATCCAGAAAGGGAGAGCTGGCACGTGTATCTAGTCTTATTGAAGATAGAGTCAAAattatggagaaaaaaatctCAACCTATCGCTCCAGAAAGTCGTTTAGACAAGATAATTTCTGTTTTGAACTAAACAGGAGAAGATTCTATCGAAGACTGAACTGTGAAAACAAAGATTCTGATTGTCAAGTCCCAGAAGATAAGTGTCTATCTTTCTGGAAGGGCGTATGGAAGAAAGAGGAGAACCGTGCTCCTAAAGCTATTGTTGGTAAGCATATTACTGGAGCTGAACAGCTTCCAAGTGACGTGAAAACTGATTTTATCAAGAATGTTATCCAGTGTGTACCCAATTGGAAAGCCGCGGGTTGTGACGGAGTTTATGGATTCTTTATCAAAAAGTTCGAAGCTCTTCATGGCCATTTGTGCGATGAGATCCTTAAAATTGTGAATGGAGGCTATTCCCCTGCTGAGTGGTTTTACACAGGAGTAACATACCTCATTCCAAAAAATGAAAAGTGCCATTCCCCAAATGACTTAAGGCCGATTACCTGCATGCCTATATTGTACAAACTTGTCACTAAATGTGTGAATACAAAGCTTACAGACTATATCGAAGCGTTTAACCTTATCTCGGATAATCAGCTGGGAGCTAGAAGGCAATGCCAAGGCGCAAAGGAACAAGCACTAATAAACCAGTGTGTCAATAGTGAGTATGGAAATAACTTATTTGCAACGTGGATCGATGTCAGAAAGGCATTTGATTCTGTCAATCATGAATTCTTATGTCAAGTGCTTGATCAGTCTGGAATTCCGAATTGGATCACAAATTTTGTGAAAACTCTAATCAAAAATTGGAATGTCATTTTGACACTTAACAATAAGAGAATTGGAACTGTAAAATTGGAAAGAGGAATCTTACAAGGAGACTCACTCTCCACAACTCTTCACTCTGGTAATGGATCCGTTAAGTAGGAGCTTGAATATGAAGTTCCCGAAGGTGCGTATAGGTCAAAATGACCCGTTCACGGTTTCATATTCAACAAACCATTTGCTGTTTATTGACGACCTGAAAATAATTGCTGAGAAAGAAGACACCGTTCTAAAAATGATGGAAGATGTCGATGAATATTTTGATGCCGTTGGCCTCAAGAGGAACTCGGAAAAGTCTGCGACTAACCTGGACTATGTGAAAGATACAAAATGTCTGGATGGGTGTGCTGGGTATCGATACCTGGGAGTCTTGGAGGATAGAGGAAGTGATGTCAAGAAAATCGAGGTAATGAAAACAattgctcgaaacgtgaaagagagAATCGAGAGTCTTGCAAAAACAAAGTTAAGTGCAGTAAACCTCTTTAAAGCGATAAACGAATATGCACTCTCTCTCTACAACTACTATCGGATTGATCGACATTGAACCGAGTGAGTTTGATGCCATTGATCTGGTAATTCGTCGCATTCTAACTACTTTACGAATCCATCTGAAGCCCGCTAATAAAGAAAGATTTATCTCGGCAGAAATGGTTTTGGAAGAGGCTTAATCTCAATTTCCAATAAGAGCGAATGCATCCTGCTCCAATTTCTCTCCGACCTTGAAAGAAAAGCCTCGTTGTGCCTCAGAAGAGCAGGAATCTTGCGGgtcttgagagaaaagaaaacacatatgACCACGATTGCAAGATTTCTCGCTCTCAAGTACAATCTGGAAGACCAATCAAAATTGGATGTAAACCTTATTAAGGAGTGCCAGAAGAAAAGACTAATGGACACCATTAAATCTAAGATGATACATTCAACGCTGTTTAAATGCATTCAGGAACCGAGTGCTGATATCGTGGAGTCCAATGTATGGCTAGCCAATGGGAACAATGGCCCAAAGGCCGAGGCACTATATTGCTTGGCCCAGGATCGCAATTGTTTTTCGGAGAGGCAAAGCCTAATTGTAACCATTGCGGCTCGGCAAGAAAAACCGTGGATCACCTAGCTACTCGATGTAGCAGAATGCTTCACGGGTCATACATGCGAAGACACAATGAAATTGTCAGATGCATACATCTACACGTCTGTCGTCAGTACGGAAtaaagaaatgcaagaaattgaaAGCACACTCAGTCCAGTCGGTCGTGGAAAATAGTCGTGTTGAAATACGAGTAGACATGACGTTGCAGACCGACATTGAAGTTAAAAACAACAAGCCAGACATTTTCGtgcttgataaaatgaaaaatgagataACGATAATCGAAGTCGGGGTCACATCCCAGGACAGGTTAAAGCAAGTCGAAGTAGAGAAACTCCACAAGTATGATCTACTTGCTGGAGAATTGGCACAGATTCACAAGGCAAAAGTCACGATAGTCCCTGTCGTATTGACATGGGATGGGGTAGTGACCAAGTTCTATAAGTCCTACATGAAAAAGTTGAATATAGAGGTCCCGACTAAGGCGTACATTCAATCAGTGACAATCAAGAAAACCCTGGAGAGCATGGTCGTTGAATACAAACATGGCATGAAGGTCGACAACTACCAAATTGAGAAGGAAACGGATAGTCTTATCGCTAGAGGAGAAGAACTGGGAGTGCCAGTTGACTTGCCAGAGGAGTCTGCTTTCTTACTGCAATACGAAGAGGAGAGGTGTCAAGACATGACCGGTCAACGGAGTAGTTCCCCTAAGAGAAGAGAGAATatcaattaatttttgtttaatttttgtttttggtttatttataatttattatttatatatattttattatttattttattatttattataaataaaatagagtGTATTAATGAGGTTGGTTTCACGTGTAAAACTTATCGTCCTCGTGATTCTTGCCACAACAGTCGGAGTCCTCTACACCTCCCAACCCCAAACAGTCCCTAAGAAAGAACAACCAACCCCCGTGGATACAAACACACAGGAAAACGCCCAATTCATCATAAATGTAAGAATCCAGTCTAATAACCAAGATGATGAGACACGCCTGGAATGGCTACTCAAAGACCGCATTTGGAGAGAACGAAAATAGACCAATCAGCGGAAAGCACAACCCGGGAGTGTTGGGGACCACACTGAAGGGGACGACAGTGA is a genomic window of Octopus sinensis unplaced genomic scaffold, ASM634580v1 Contig18273, whole genome shotgun sequence containing:
- the LOC115231343 gene encoding uncharacterized protein LOC115231343 codes for the protein MRRHNEIVRCIHLHVCRQYGIKKCKKLKAHSVQSVVENSRVEIRVDMTLQTDIEVKNNKPDIFVLDKMKNEITIIEVGVTSQDRLKQVEVEKLHKYDLLAGELAQIHKAKVTIVPVVLTWDGVVTKFYKSYMKKLNIEVPTKAYIQSVTIKKTLESMVVEYKHGMKVDNYQIEKETDSLIARGEELGVPVDLPEESAFLLQYEEERCQDMTGQRSSSPKRRENIN
- the LOC115231342 gene encoding uncharacterized protein LOC115231342, encoding MSVFTSLQANPEGSLTKDIRDNQQLLVRSKSSGLHDPHEICGNSPTEHVSPHLIPLKSVIGEEHSNDKVKWISGVVESAKRRFGRIPRGGWRLIAECFNVRFLTQKSVSDVKNLLNVKPCSNGCGSRNNVDTSDYLLPKTEISIYGKCKEEFNLQIQELKSIPRNARMPTKKIPYKLLKTDVLVAINAVISNYILSSPPASINEITDIIYAGQCSYENITRQSLTKSTWLEDTERKISKLRENLTFVNKFNGQQSKDEKEKTLNILCSFGYKKSRKGELARVSSLIEDRVKIMEKKISTYRSRKSFRQDNFCFELNRRRFYRRLNCENKDSDCQVPEDKCLSFWKGVWKKEENRAPKAIVGKHITGAEQLPSDVKTDFIKNVIQCVPNWKAAGCDGVYGFFIKKFEALHGHLCDEILKIVNGGYSPAEWFYTGVTYLIPKNEKCHSPNDLRPITCMPILYKLVTKCVNTKLTDYIEAFNLISDNQLGARRQCQGAKEQALINQCVNSEYGNNLFATWIDVRKAFDSVNHEFLCQVLDQSGIPNWITNFVKTLIKNWNVILTLNNKRIGTVKLERGILQGDSLSTTLHSGNGSVK